The Sediminispirochaeta bajacaliforniensis DSM 16054 genome contains a region encoding:
- a CDS encoding hybrid sensor histidine kinase/response regulator: MSKEGKTKNVRIRAARLLLPVFLFGTLVAALMVFIPSRVERSSIIESQKHAVGIQFYIVEDELMHIISDVNFLAQLSCIPDLFSDDPWEKSRAMENIRWDFLMFSNARQIYDQVRLIDETGFERIRVNLIDGKAVIVPQEELQDKRDRYYFTESFKLEPGEAYISPLDLNIEHGELEVPYKPMLRIGMPVTDYLGNKRGIIVLNYLGEKLLERMEKASILGDLRLFFLNSDGYWFRGPTAKDEWGFMFDDRKERTIYDRFPEAAATIMNFEEGSVETHSGLFSFSTIRPHEKWQAPFSLLKVHFSEAWKCVSFIGKADLNRPIHRRLATIGMGWITYLFVTWLIIWNWVTADEMRKRSEKELRRAKNEAESANKTKTIFLANMSHEIRTPMNAILGFTEILEAEESDPRRRKYIEAINSSGTTLLAIINDLLDLSKVEADKIVLKPEPTDITSLMEELRYFYAPLAEKKHLILDVEIATATPEALLIDRTRLRQILVNLVGNAIKFTTVGGVRIVINTWKHSEEATSVDLRIDVADSGPGIAVFDQERIFGIFEQGEVAWDRKYGGTGLGLAISRRLSTLMGGTISLTSTPGEGAIFSIELPNVAIVEKASLEKENEDTEHVQFSPSKLLLVDDVPENNLLIRGFLNDCPFTYREASNGAEALSQLSDFTPDLIISDLKMPIMGGIQLIEKLKANESTASIPIILLTASITKNDEWAMKIYADSFLRKPIRKSRLIEELKRYLPYEEGSSSDARSNNGDKKTAQQGDREASREELETLITTMERSFLPRLHSIGQDLLVDDIIDIADEIGTLAQSYHVPDLVTWGTSLRQSMLSFDIDAVRQQLASFDELLAAMKQKAASDE, translated from the coding sequence ATGAGTAAAGAAGGAAAAACAAAGAACGTTCGCATCAGAGCAGCGCGGCTTCTCTTACCGGTATTCTTATTCGGTACACTTGTCGCCGCTCTGATGGTTTTTATTCCCAGTAGGGTTGAAAGAAGCTCTATTATAGAATCTCAGAAGCATGCCGTCGGAATCCAGTTTTATATCGTCGAAGACGAACTCATGCACATAATCTCCGATGTAAATTTTCTGGCCCAGTTAAGTTGCATACCGGACCTTTTTTCCGATGATCCATGGGAAAAAAGCCGTGCCATGGAAAACATTCGTTGGGATTTCCTGATGTTTAGCAATGCACGCCAAATATACGACCAGGTTCGTCTTATCGATGAGACAGGCTTTGAACGCATTCGGGTTAATCTTATAGATGGAAAGGCAGTTATCGTTCCGCAGGAAGAACTGCAGGACAAACGAGACCGATACTATTTCACCGAATCATTCAAACTTGAGCCGGGGGAGGCCTATATTTCACCCCTGGATCTTAATATCGAACATGGGGAGCTGGAAGTACCATATAAACCGATGCTCAGAATCGGTATGCCGGTCACCGATTACCTGGGAAACAAGAGGGGCATCATCGTGCTCAATTATCTCGGTGAAAAACTACTCGAGCGCATGGAAAAGGCCTCCATACTCGGGGATCTTCGCCTTTTTTTTCTTAACTCCGACGGCTATTGGTTTAGAGGCCCAACGGCGAAAGACGAATGGGGGTTCATGTTCGATGATCGCAAAGAACGAACCATTTACGACCGTTTCCCCGAAGCTGCCGCAACAATCATGAACTTTGAAGAAGGAAGTGTTGAAACACATTCGGGTCTTTTCAGCTTTTCGACAATCCGCCCCCATGAAAAATGGCAGGCACCCTTTTCCTTGCTCAAGGTCCACTTCAGCGAAGCGTGGAAATGCGTATCGTTTATCGGCAAAGCAGATCTCAATCGTCCCATACACCGACGTCTGGCAACGATCGGCATGGGGTGGATCACCTATCTTTTTGTCACATGGCTGATCATCTGGAATTGGGTTACTGCCGATGAAATGCGGAAACGATCGGAGAAGGAACTTCGCAGGGCCAAGAATGAAGCGGAATCGGCCAACAAGACCAAAACTATTTTTCTGGCCAACATGAGCCATGAAATACGAACGCCAATGAATGCAATCCTCGGTTTCACCGAAATTCTGGAAGCAGAAGAAAGTGACCCGCGTCGACGTAAGTATATCGAGGCAATCAACTCAAGCGGAACAACACTCCTGGCCATTATCAACGATCTTCTTGATCTTTCCAAAGTCGAAGCAGACAAAATCGTTCTCAAACCGGAACCTACGGATATCACATCTCTTATGGAAGAGCTGCGTTATTTCTATGCCCCCCTGGCGGAAAAGAAGCATCTCATCCTCGATGTAGAGATTGCAACGGCAACGCCGGAGGCACTCCTCATCGACAGAACACGCCTTCGCCAGATATTGGTGAACCTTGTCGGTAATGCAATAAAATTTACGACAGTCGGAGGAGTGCGAATTGTGATAAACACATGGAAGCATTCGGAAGAGGCCACAAGCGTGGACCTCCGTATCGATGTGGCCGATTCGGGACCGGGAATTGCCGTTTTCGATCAGGAACGTATCTTCGGTATATTCGAGCAAGGAGAGGTAGCGTGGGACCGCAAGTATGGGGGGACCGGCCTTGGACTCGCCATCAGCCGACGTCTTTCGACATTAATGGGAGGGACCATTTCACTTACCAGCACCCCAGGCGAAGGTGCTATTTTTTCAATCGAGCTTCCCAATGTCGCCATCGTCGAGAAGGCCTCTCTTGAGAAAGAAAATGAGGATACAGAACATGTACAATTTTCTCCTTCCAAACTCCTCCTCGTGGATGATGTGCCGGAAAATAACCTCCTGATAAGGGGGTTTCTGAACGATTGCCCTTTCACGTATCGAGAGGCATCGAACGGGGCGGAAGCACTCTCACAGCTTTCCGACTTCACCCCCGACCTCATTATTTCCGATCTCAAAATGCCTATTATGGGCGGCATACAATTAATAGAAAAGCTCAAGGCAAACGAAAGCACAGCCTCTATTCCGATCATTCTGCTCACAGCATCCATCACCAAGAATGACGAGTGGGCCATGAAAATTTATGCCGATTCCTTTCTGCGAAAGCCAATTCGAAAAAGTCGGCTGATAGAAGAGTTAAAACGGTATCTCCCGTATGAAGAGGGAAGCTCATCAGATGCCCGTTCCAATAACGGGGACAAGAAAACAGCACAACAGGGAGATAGAGAAGCTTCTCGCGAAGAGCTGGAAACCCTGATCACCACCATGGAACGAAGCTTCCTTCCAAGGCTACACTCCATTGGTCAGGATTTGCTTGTTGATGATATCATCGATATTGCAGATGAAATAGGAACATTGGCCCAAAGCTACCACGTTCCTGATCTTGTCACGTGGGGCACATCCCTGCGGCAGTCGATGCTCTCCTTTGATATTGATGCCGTTCGCCAGCAGCTGGCCTCTTTCGATGAACTTTTGGCAGCCATGAAACAGAAGGCGGCAAGCGATGAATGA
- a CDS encoding ABC transporter ATP-binding protein has product MLKAAEIEFSYDTTPLFSKVSFHVEKGRLCGLFGPNGSGKTTLFKCCLGLLKAKGNITIAGREHSRISTAAMAKLVAYVPQDHSSPFPFLVREVVLMGRAPHFGGVFGITKEDRERTEEAMARLGLSQIADKPYTNISGGQRQLVLIARALAQDTPLIMLDEPTSSLDFKNQIMIWKILREIVETGKTVFACAHDPNHVSWFCDHVLVMGRGGLMAKGNPSRILDEPLLTRLYGEICGIGTISGLRMVYPK; this is encoded by the coding sequence ATGCTGAAAGCTGCCGAAATCGAGTTTTCCTACGACACCACCCCGCTCTTTTCCAAGGTTTCCTTCCATGTCGAAAAGGGTCGGCTCTGCGGGCTCTTCGGTCCAAATGGCTCAGGAAAAACGACATTGTTCAAATGCTGCCTCGGCCTTCTCAAGGCAAAGGGGAATATCACCATAGCAGGCAGGGAGCATTCCAGAATATCCACGGCGGCAATGGCAAAACTGGTGGCCTATGTTCCCCAAGATCATTCCTCACCCTTTCCTTTCCTGGTACGTGAGGTGGTTCTCATGGGGAGGGCTCCCCATTTCGGAGGAGTCTTCGGCATCACGAAGGAAGATCGTGAGCGCACCGAAGAGGCAATGGCACGATTGGGTTTATCCCAAATCGCCGACAAACCCTATACCAATATATCAGGCGGTCAGCGTCAGCTTGTTCTCATAGCCCGAGCCCTTGCCCAAGACACACCTCTTATTATGCTCGATGAGCCGACCTCCTCTCTCGATTTCAAAAATCAGATCATGATCTGGAAGATCCTCAGAGAGATCGTCGAAACGGGGAAGACGGTCTTCGCCTGCGCCCATGACCCCAATCATGTCTCCTGGTTCTGCGACCATGTCCTGGTCATGGGCCGGGGAGGACTGATGGCAAAAGGAAATCCCTCCCGTATCCTCGATGAGCCGCTTCTGACACGCCTCTACGGGGAAATATGCGGAATTGGTACAATCTCGGGGTTAAGGATGGTTTATCCGAAATAG